A stretch of the Rosa rugosa chromosome 5, drRosRugo1.1, whole genome shotgun sequence genome encodes the following:
- the LOC133711052 gene encoding uncharacterized protein LOC133711052, with the protein MEGVEHRTVKVNGINMHVAEKGQGPVVLFLHGFPELWYSWRHQIQTLALLGYRAVALLDAVAGDQEKVFVVGHDWGAIMAWYLCLFRPDRVKALVNLSVQFIPRNPQMKFVESMKAAYGDDYYMCRFQEPGEIEAEFAQIGTARVIREFLTFRHPGPLFLPKGKLFGHPPDAPIPLPSWLSEDDVNYYVSKFEKKGFTGGINYYRNLDRNWELLAPWTGAQVKVPVKFIVGDQDLVYNSLGAKDFIHNGGFKKYVPFLEEVVVMEGVAHYNNQEKADEISEHIHDFIKKFE; encoded by the exons aTGGAGGGAGTAGAGCACAGAACAGTCAAAGTCAACGGCATCAACATGCACGTAGCCGAGAAAGGCCAAGGCCCGGTGGTCCTATTCCTCCACGGCTTCCCGGAGCTCTGGTACTCATGGAGGCACCAAATCCAGACCCTGGCCTTGCTCGGCTACCGAGCCGTGGCGCTATTGGACGCCGTCGCCGGCGACCAGGAGAAGGTGTTCGTGGTCGGGCACGACTGGGGGGCAATCATGGCTTGGTATCTCTGCCTGTTTCGGCCGGACCGAGTCAAGGCTCTGGTCAACTTGAGCGTGCAATTCATTCCTAGAAATCCTCAGATGAAGTTTGTTGAATCCATGAAAGCTGCTTATGGGGACGACTATTATATGTGCAGATTTCAG GAGCCTGGAGAGATAGAAGCCGAGTTCGCCCAAATTGGTACTGCAAGAGTTATTAGGGAATTCTTGACCTTTCGCCACCCTGGTCCGCTTTTCCTCCCTAAAGGTAAACTCTTTGGACATCCCCCAGATGCTCCGATCCCCTTGCCAAGTTGGTTGTCTGAGGATGATGTTAACTACTACGTTAGCAAATTTGAGAAGAAGGGCTTCACTGGTGGCATAAACTACTACCGAAACCTTGACCG AAATTGGGAACTCCTTGCACCCTGGACTGGCGCTCAAGTGAAAGTTCCAGTTAAGTTCATTGTGGGAGACCAAGACCTAGTTTATAATTCTCTTGGCGCCAAGGATTTCATACACAATGGCGGGTTCAAGAAATATGTGCCGTTCTTGGAAGAGGTGGTTGTAATGGAAGGAGTTGCCCATTATAACAACCAAGAAAAGGCCGATGAAATCAGTGAACACATTCACGACTTCATCAAGAAATTCGAGTAA
- the LOC133711273 gene encoding uncharacterized protein LOC133711273, with protein sequence MEELNKWLLERERENMEELERIQATNSQAATMVAQYQLSETPRGHGSRPGRAPNVERHREVRGHFLLEDYFVESPVYDEAGFRRRYRMQTHVFQRIMTDLCNLDSFWGQKSDATGKMGLLPEQKMTGALRMLAYGAAADQCDEITRMGASTALKCLKKFCRQVEFLYAGWFLRPPNPADLHRLLNRGQRRRFSGMIGSIDCMHWEWKNCPTGWAGAFSGRKGRPTIILEAVASYDTHIWHAFFGTPGAQNDLNVLGASNVFERVIGGTAPLVEFEVNNKMYTNGYYLADGIYPRWSTFVKTISNPRTDEEKHFCKKQEAYRKDVERCFGILQSRWAILRHGARLFKLEDLRAIMISCIILHNMIVEDEFVEEEFAEPEEADLMNPAMATVYDRPMHPDTGEAIPFEPVGRDGQNLRSFMDREFQVESVYLHKCLQDDLVMHNWNMDGN encoded by the coding sequence ATGGAAGAATTGAACAAATGGTTGTTAGAAAGGGAGCGTGAAAATATGGAAGAGCTCGAGCGGATTCAAGCTACAAACTCTCAAGCGGCTACAATGGTGGCGCAATATCAATTATCGGAGACACCTAGAGGGCATGGTTCAAGACCTGGCCGTGCCCCAAATGTCGAAAGACATAGAGAAGTCCGTGGTCATTTTCTCCTGGAGGATTATTTTGTCGAAAGTCCAGTGTACGACGAAGCAGGCTTTCGAAGGAGGTACAGAATGCAAACACATGTCTTCCAACGCATAATGACGGATCTTTGCAACCTCGATAGTTTTTGGGGGCAAAAATCAGATGCCACTGGAAAAATGGGATTGCTTCCTGAACAAAAAATGACAGGTGCCCTGAGAATGCTTGCGTACGGTGCAGCTGCTGATCAATGTGATGAAATCACTAGAATGGGAGCTTCTACGGCGCTGAAATGTCTGAAGAAGTTCTGTAGACAAGTCGAGTTTCTTTACGCTGGGTGGTTCCTTCgtcctccaaatcctgctgacTTACATAGGCTTCTCAATAGAGGACAACGCCGTAGGTTTTCAGGCATGATTGGAAGCATCGATTGCATGCATTGGGAGTGGAAGAATTGCCCAACTGGCTGGGCTGGAGCTTTCTCGGGTCGAAAGGGTAGACCAACTATTATTCTTGAAGCAGTGGCGTCTTACGATACGCATATATGGCATGCTTTCTTTGGAACCCCTGGAGCTCAAAATGACCTCAATGTTCTTGGTGCATCTAATGTGTTCGAGCGTGTCATAGGTGGAACTGCTCCTCTGGTTGAGTTTGAGGTCAATAACAAAATGTACACTAATGGTTATTACCTTGCTGATGGAATATACCCGAGGTGGTCAACTTTTGTCAAAACAATATCGAATCCCAGAACAGATGAGGAGAAACACTTTTGCAAAAAACAAGAGGCTTACCGCAAAGATGTGGAAAGGTGTTTTGGTATCCTCCAATCTCGATGGGCCATACTGCGTCATGGTGCTAGGTTGTTTAAACTGGAGGATCTTCGAGCCATCATGATAAGTTGTATCATTCTTCATAACATGATTGTGGAGGATGAGTTTGTTGAGGAAGAATTTGCGGAGCCTGAAGAAGCTGATCTAATGAATCCAGCAATGGCAACCGTCTATGATCGGCCTATGCATCCTGATACTGGAGAAGCTATTCCTTTCGAACCAGTGGGGAGAGATGGACAGAATCTTCGTTCATTCATGGATCGTGAATTTCAGGTAGAGTCGGTCTACCTCCACAAATGCCTACAAGATGATTTGGTGATGCACAACT